The window GAGCCTTCGGCAACGGCCTGATGGAAAGCGCCGTCCCAACGCTCATACGTATGCCAGTCAACAGCGGCGTCTTTTCGCTTTGAACATAAACGCATGCGCTCGATATCTGCGGCGGTCGATTGAATAGCCGCTATCCGCACGATGCCCGGCTCCAAAAGCAGTCGCGCCTGCATAACCTCTGCAGGATTGGTGTGGGTGCTCAGGGCCGTAATCTCATCCATCCTGTCAAGCGGGCGGGTGCCAATGAAGGTGCCACGGCCAACATGACGCCAGATCTTGCCTTCAGCTTCGAGCAGACTGAGCGCCTTGCGCAATTCTCCACGGCTCATATTAAGCTCTTCGCAAAGACGGCGTTCAGGCGGCAGCTTGCTTTGCGGAGGCAATGCCCGATCTTCGATATATGATGCCAAACGGGCGGCAGCATGACGTTGCGGATTCATTTCAGACAAGCCTCCCAAACCAATTTTTAACCAATATATACATTGGCTAAGTTTTGTGCAACAAACTTATCGTTATATTTCAATAAGTTAATTAATAACAGCCGAGCTAATTGACACCATTATTATAATGGTTGATAATTATGTGTCCATTCAGAAATATAACAAATGTGGAAGTTGGTTATGTTTGTGGGCTTTCAACAGGATATTTTCCAGCTTCCGTCGGGGTAACTTCTCGAAATAACATCGCTTTATACATGCGTAAAAATACGCTTGCTGCACAAGGGAGAGAATCATGAAAACTTTATTTAAAAAACTGACACTGGTCGTCGCGTCGTTACTGTTAACGACAATGTTTATGACGAACAGTTCTTACGCCGCGAAAATTCGCATTGCCTTAGCCGAAACACCGTCAGACGAATTGGCGGCATTCTTTATCGCGCTGGACCGGGCGAAAGCCAACGGTCTTGATTATGAATGGACGGCGTTTGCCGATGAAGAGCTGGCCATTCAGGCAATCTTGAGCGGTCAGATGGATATTGGTTTCGGCACGCCTTATTCGGCGATGCAGAGATCCAAGGCCCCGGTACGGATCATTTTTCAGTTGTCCAAATTGAAATTCTTCCCCGTATCTTCACCAAAATACAGCAAGCTTGAAGACCTTAACGGCGAGCCGATCTTGCTGCACTCGCGCGGTGGCGGAACCGATTCCATCGCCAACGTCATCGAAGACAAGCTGGGCATTAAATTCGGTAAACGCTCGTATGTTCCGGGTAGTTCCAACAGGATTGTCGCCCTGGTCTCTGGTCAGGCGGACGCCACCATTGTTGACATGTCCAACAAGAACAAACTGGTCCGGAAGCATGGCACTAAATACAACGTGCTCCCCATGTTTGAAGTTGACGCCAGCGATGAAGCCCTTTTCGCCAACCTGAACTGGATCAAATCCAACGCCAAGGACGTCGATATTTTCGTCAAGGCGCTGCTCAGCGTCTACAGGGACTTCCATAAAGACCCGACGATGGTCAGAAAAGAAACCGACCCGGACGGACCGATCGGCCAGTTGCCGAAAGAAGTTCTTGCCGAACTGGACGGCTTCTACACCGATGCCGTGGCAGGTGGTCTGTTTGATCAGAACGGTGGCGGTGAAAAAGCCGCAAAGGCCGATCTGGAGTGGTACCACAAAGCCGGTCACCTGACTGGAAAGCTGTCGGATCTTAAGATCGATGATTTCTGGTACATGAAACCGCTTAAAGACGCCATGAACTAAGAGCCTTAAAGAGGACCGGGCGTCGGCTTGGCCGGTGCCCGGTCCTCTCATTTTTTTTCTGTACATTTTTTATAAGTAGCTTTCATGCGACACCGGGCTTTATCGCTAAAAATTCTGTCGTCCGTCTTGATCTTCGGGGCATGGGAAGTGGCCGGACGGGCAGGGGTGAGCTTTGCCTTCCCGACTTTTCTGGAATCCATGGCCGCGCTGTGGTCTCTGACGATTGAAGGGACCATATTCACAGCCTACGCTGAAACCTTGAAACCCCTTATTGTCGGTGTCTTGATCTCGGCGTTTCTGGGTATTGGCTTAGGGATCTGGATTGGCTTGAGCAGCAAGTTTGACTGGCTGGTCTCGCCCATATTTATTGTCATGCAATCAGCTCCATTGGCCGCCCTTATCCCGCTTTTGATTATGGTTTACGGTATTGGCTTGACCTCAAAAGTGTTCGTGGTTTGCATTATGGCCATGCCGGTAATCGTGTTGAATACCAGCGGCGCGGTACGCAACACCTCTGTTTCGATCATAGAGATGGGGCAATCCTTTCTTGGATCCAGGCGAGACATCATCTTTAAAATTATTATGCCTTCCGCCTCGCCAATCATTTTTGTGGGCCTGCGCCTAGGTATTTCGGCAGGCTTCATTGGCGCTATTCTTTCAGAGTTGAAAATCACACCAACGGGGGTTGGCGATATAATTTCCTACAGCCGCTCCATTGCCGATTACCCCAGCATGTACGCCGCTATTTTTTCCATCATTCTGTTGGCGGTTCTTTTTCTGAACGTTCTTGAGCGTATCGAAGTCATGGTGTTCAAGGGCATTAACAAGGGTTTGGTCTCTGACTGACCTTGAGATGAGAAGTACGAATTTATGAATGCTATATCGACATCAACCAACGCCGTAGAGGTTCGCAATGTCTTCAAGAACTACGGAGAAGTCGAGGCCTTGCAGGATTTATCCCTGGAATTTCCCCTGGGACAACTGACATCTTTGCTGGGGCCTTCGGGATGTGGAAAGACCACGCTACTGAAGATCATTGCAGGGCTGCTTCCCGCAGACAGTGGCGAAATTCTGGTGGGTGGCGAGACGGTCACAGGCCCCGGACCGGACCGGGCATTTGTTTTTCAGGATTTCGCCCTTCTGCCCTGGGCCAGCGTTATCAGAAATGTCGCCTTTGGCCTGGAACTGCGTAATGTGGCGAAATCCGAAAGGGAAGCTATTGCCGAAAAATATATTGCCGATGTTGGGTTAAGCGGCTTTGAGCAGAAATTCCCTCACCAGCTATCGGGCGGTATGCGCCAGCGGGTGGGCTTGGCAAGGGCGCTCAGCGTTGATGCCCAGGTATTGTTGATGGATGAACCGTTCTCCGCCGTTGATGAACAAACGCGCAGAAAATTCCAGGAAGACTTGCTGGATTTGGTGAAACACGAAAACAAGACATTCCTTTTCGTCACTCACTCAATTGAAGAGGCCGTTTATGTATCGGACCAAATCGCCCTGTTGTTGCCCCGCCCCAGCCGGGTTTCGGAAATCATTCGCCCGGGCGGGTTCCGGGACAAAGACATCAACAGCATCAGGCGGGATTCTGAATACCTTGATATCGTTGACAAAATTTGGGATTCACTACGCACTTACGTAGAGTAAATATTACTTATGAAAGCATTCGGCTATCAGTTACCGGCGATGTCTTCCCTTCTGATTTGGGGGTTGCTGTGGGAAATAGTGGGTCAGTTGGAAATGACTTTCTTTCTGCCTGCCCTGTCGGAAATTTTTACGACATTAACTGAAATCATCACCACAAAACCGTTCATTAAGGCGTTGAAAGAAACCGGGCAGGCGTTTTTCCTGGGCACTTTTTACGCCATTACAATTGGCATCCCTGTCGGTATCCTGATGGGCAAAAACCGGCTGATCGATGAGTTGTTGCTGCCTTGGGTCAATGTGTTCCTCAGCGCGCCACTAACGGCGCTGGTTCCGGTTTTGATGGTTTTGTTCGGGTTCGGATTGAAATCTATTGTCATCACGACGACACTATTCGCCATCTGGATTATCATTTTGAACGCCCGGGCTGGCGTCAAACAGATTAATCCGGCGCTGGTGGAAATGGCCCAGTCCTTTGGCGCTACACCCATGGATGCTTTTGTGAAAATTTATTTCTGGGCCGCCCTGCCGGAAATTTTAAGTGGCGTTCGTATTGGTTTTATTCGTGCCGTCAAGGGCGTCATCATTGGCCAGCTTCTGATATCCATCGTTGGTTTTGGCGCCTTATTCGAGCTGTATTCGTCACAATTTCTTATGTCCCATTTTTGGGCCGTCTTACTGGTGTTGTTCGCCATGGCGTTCACCAT of the Rhodospirillaceae bacterium genome contains:
- a CDS encoding ABC transporter permease subunit gives rise to the protein MRHRALSLKILSSVLIFGAWEVAGRAGVSFAFPTFLESMAALWSLTIEGTIFTAYAETLKPLIVGVLISAFLGIGLGIWIGLSSKFDWLVSPIFIVMQSAPLAALIPLLIMVYGIGLTSKVFVVCIMAMPVIVLNTSGAVRNTSVSIIEMGQSFLGSRRDIIFKIIMPSASPIIFVGLRLGISAGFIGAILSELKITPTGVGDIISYSRSIADYPSMYAAIFSIILLAVLFLNVLERIEVMVFKGINKGLVSD
- a CDS encoding ABC transporter permease subunit; amino-acid sequence: MKAFGYQLPAMSSLLIWGLLWEIVGQLEMTFFLPALSEIFTTLTEIITTKPFIKALKETGQAFFLGTFYAITIGIPVGILMGKNRLIDELLLPWVNVFLSAPLTALVPVLMVLFGFGLKSIVITTTLFAIWIIILNARAGVKQINPALVEMAQSFGATPMDAFVKIYFWAALPEILSGVRIGFIRAVKGVIIGQLLISIVGFGALFELYSSQFLMSHFWAVLLVLFAMAFTISEFLALLERKVGYYASKR
- a CDS encoding ABC transporter ATP-binding protein; this encodes MNAISTSTNAVEVRNVFKNYGEVEALQDLSLEFPLGQLTSLLGPSGCGKTTLLKIIAGLLPADSGEILVGGETVTGPGPDRAFVFQDFALLPWASVIRNVAFGLELRNVAKSEREAIAEKYIADVGLSGFEQKFPHQLSGGMRQRVGLARALSVDAQVLLMDEPFSAVDEQTRRKFQEDLLDLVKHENKTFLFVTHSIEEAVYVSDQIALLLPRPSRVSEIIRPGGFRDKDINSIRRDSEYLDIVDKIWDSLRTYVE
- a CDS encoding ABC transporter substrate-binding protein is translated as MVVASLLLTTMFMTNSSYAAKIRIALAETPSDELAAFFIALDRAKANGLDYEWTAFADEELAIQAILSGQMDIGFGTPYSAMQRSKAPVRIIFQLSKLKFFPVSSPKYSKLEDLNGEPILLHSRGGGTDSIANVIEDKLGIKFGKRSYVPGSSNRIVALVSGQADATIVDMSNKNKLVRKHGTKYNVLPMFEVDASDEALFANLNWIKSNAKDVDIFVKALLSVYRDFHKDPTMVRKETDPDGPIGQLPKEVLAELDGFYTDAVAGGLFDQNGGGEKAAKADLEWYHKAGHLTGKLSDLKIDDFWYMKPLKDAMN
- a CDS encoding FadR family transcriptional regulator; the protein is MNPQRHAAARLASYIEDRALPPQSKLPPERRLCEELNMSRGELRKALSLLEAEGKIWRHVGRGTFIGTRPLDRMDEITALSTHTNPAEVMQARLLLEPGIVRIAAIQSTAADIERMRLCSKRKDAAVDWHTYERWDGAFHQAVAEGSHNTLLLTLFNALNTVREATEWGRLRKSRLTDAHRQRSGKQHLAIIDAIIARDMEQAETAMRNHLKSVHKALLGSNYEADEVVAIDDATETG